From a single Bacteroidota bacterium genomic region:
- a CDS encoding alpha/beta fold hydrolase, protein MKRIHSFLAIAALAALVSGCFRLDSNLYSADNTITEYLNDDYPVTDDWDIVPDTSFNLADSMVHLFTLDSQTPDESTPTKIYAQYLGDISRIATDTVILYCHGNYAHMDAYWQRAKILANVGGKHRFGVLMMDYRGFGLSEGAATEDGMYADVQACIDWLQAMGLTNDRFVMYGFSLGSAPATELTANPRTLIPSWLIDEAPFASAEMMAQEGTGLAVPGSFFTNLKIDNAEEIKKVQQPFLWIHGIEDAFLSYENHGMSVWNNYQGIRGEKVSVPGGGHGTVVKTMGVAAYSEAVLGFIVR, encoded by the coding sequence ATGAAAAGGATCCACAGCTTTCTCGCAATTGCCGCATTGGCCGCGCTTGTCTCTGGCTGTTTCCGATTGGACAGCAACCTTTACAGCGCCGACAACACCATCACCGAGTACCTTAACGACGACTATCCTGTCACGGACGATTGGGACATTGTGCCCGATACCTCTTTCAATTTGGCTGACAGCATGGTGCACCTGTTCACCTTGGATTCGCAGACACCCGACGAATCCACGCCGACCAAAATCTACGCCCAATACCTCGGCGACATCAGCCGGATAGCCACGGATACCGTCATTCTCTATTGCCACGGAAACTACGCCCACATGGACGCCTATTGGCAGCGGGCAAAGATCCTGGCGAATGTCGGCGGCAAACACCGCTTCGGGGTCCTGATGATGGACTATCGCGGTTTTGGCTTGAGCGAAGGGGCAGCGACAGAAGACGGAATGTATGCCGACGTACAAGCTTGCATCGATTGGTTGCAAGCCATGGGCCTGACCAATGACCGTTTTGTGATGTACGGTTTCAGCCTCGGTTCGGCCCCCGCCACAGAACTGACCGCCAATCCCAGAACGCTAATCCCGAGCTGGTTGATCGACGAAGCCCCCTTCGCCAGCGCGGAAATGATGGCCCAAGAAGGAACAGGCCTCGCCGTGCCCGGCAGCTTCTTCACCAACCTCAAGATCGACAACGCCGAGGAAATCAAAAAGGTGCAACAGCCTTTTCTCTGGATTCACGGCATCGAAGACGCCTTCCTGAGCTACGAAAACCATGGCATGTCGGTCTGGAACAACTATCAAGGCATTCGCGGCGAAAAAGTCAGCGTCCCCGGCGGCGGTCATGGTACCGTTGTCAAGACCATGGGCGTAGCGGCGTATAGCGAGGCGGTGTTGGGGTTCATCGTCCGATAA
- a CDS encoding sigma-70 family RNA polymerase sigma factor, translated as MKTLERQRLTETQLQQELRLVEAAQKDPRHFGVLYEKYYRPIFLFVYKRAGEEEVAGDITAQVFLKAMVNLPKYSYRGVPFSAWLYRIASNEVNQHFRNAKGDRTISMEKSHIDKVMGMVDEEKTSGLAELYQEVMIETLHEMSPDEVEIIELRFFEDRPFSEVGFILGITENNAKVKVYRIVERLRKRLKTKLGGNYEA; from the coding sequence ATGAAGACTTTGGAACGCCAAAGACTGACGGAAACACAATTGCAGCAGGAGCTGCGTCTGGTGGAAGCGGCCCAAAAGGATCCGCGCCACTTTGGAGTGCTTTATGAAAAATACTATCGCCCCATCTTCCTTTTTGTGTACAAGCGCGCTGGCGAAGAGGAAGTTGCGGGCGACATTACCGCACAGGTTTTTTTGAAGGCCATGGTCAATCTCCCCAAATACTCCTACCGGGGTGTGCCTTTCTCGGCATGGTTGTACCGCATTGCCTCCAACGAGGTCAATCAGCACTTCCGCAACGCCAAGGGAGACCGCACCATCAGCATGGAGAAGTCGCATATCGACAAGGTGATGGGCATGGTGGACGAAGAAAAAACGAGCGGTCTCGCCGAACTCTACCAAGAAGTGATGATCGAAACGCTGCACGAGATGAGTCCCGACGAGGTGGAAATCATCGAATTGCGCTTTTTTGAAGACCGCCCCTTCAGCGAGGTGGGATTCATCTTGGGCATCACCGAAAACAACGCAAAAGTCAAGGTTTACAGAATCGTGGAACGCCTCAGGAAACGATTAAAAACAAAATTGGGAGGCAATTATGAAGCATAA
- a CDS encoding Abi family protein, with protein sequence MKFDKPALTTSDHVLLLRNRGLEIHNEDLLSKAIDEIGFFRLLGYMYPFQMDADSHEFVKGTSDNDILNCYKFDKRLRLILLEAIETLEVAIKASICNITTISFGPHWYTDHLRFHERDNHQKLIDFISESSKESSEHFIRRYRESYHIPTLPPLWMVMELLTFGKLCSLYGNMKDSSEKKDIAARFGLPVTIFSSWLLSINYIRNCCAHHNRIWNRWLPLRPTIPTGRRFKFLKMMDSETDRRIFGILSCMLYLLKTIGEDGDLRNNIISLFAQYPEINKSYMGFHPAWTDEPIWQ encoded by the coding sequence ATGAAATTTGACAAACCTGCACTCACGACCTCCGACCATGTCCTCTTGCTTCGCAACCGAGGATTAGAAATTCATAATGAAGATTTGCTTTCCAAAGCGATTGATGAAATTGGCTTTTTTAGACTGTTGGGGTATATGTATCCATTCCAAATGGATGCAGATAGTCATGAATTTGTAAAAGGTACATCCGATAATGACATTTTAAACTGTTACAAATTCGACAAGCGATTAAGACTAATCCTGCTTGAAGCCATTGAAACCCTTGAAGTTGCGATCAAAGCTTCCATTTGCAACATTACCACTATCTCCTTTGGCCCCCATTGGTACACTGACCATCTTCGGTTTCATGAACGGGACAATCACCAAAAATTGATTGACTTCATTAGCGAATCCTCCAAAGAAAGTAGCGAACACTTTATTCGGCGATATCGCGAAAGTTACCATATTCCTACCCTTCCACCGCTTTGGATGGTAATGGAGCTCTTAACATTTGGAAAGCTTTGTAGCCTTTATGGCAACATGAAAGATAGCTCCGAGAAGAAGGATATCGCGGCCAGATTCGGTCTTCCAGTAACCATATTTTCATCTTGGCTTTTGAGTATCAACTATATTCGGAACTGCTGCGCGCATCATAACCGAATCTGGAACCGCTGGCTTCCTTTAAGACCAACAATTCCAACTGGAAGACGCTTCAAATTTCTAAAAATGATGGACTCCGAAACTGATAGGCGCATTTTCGGCATCCTCTCCTGTATGCTTTATCTTCTCAAAACTATTGGAGAAGACGGCGACCTCCGCAACAACATCATATCGCTCTTCGCCCAATACCCAGAAATCAACAAGTCCTACATGGGCTTTCACCCAGCTTGGACCGACGAGCCCATCTGGCAATAG
- a CDS encoding DUF4846 domain-containing protein, which produces MKRLLLFLPLLAMAFVACQQSPANSTDYGAIGESIAEKNPQLPTKFVDTTGGTYAWVKMYNAIQSLENRIAPPSGYQRMAFPKGSFGEWLRGVPLKPGKPKVMLFNGEQKYNQDAQAAVLDIDVGKRDLQQCADAVMRLRAEYLFSLGKHDAIHFNFTNGDNCPWTKWRDGYRPTLTTGKTVWNKKMAPSETHENFRAYMDLVFTYAGTASLEKELKKIGTLKDLQVGDVLIQGGFPGHAVLVMDVAENPDNGHKMYLLSQSYMPAQDIHILNNPIDPKLSPWYDAEAVGPVETPEWTFLQQDLRRFVD; this is translated from the coding sequence ATGAAGCGACTGTTGTTGTTCCTCCCGCTTTTGGCCATGGCCTTCGTGGCCTGTCAGCAGAGCCCAGCCAATTCGACCGACTACGGTGCGATCGGTGAATCGATTGCGGAGAAAAATCCGCAGTTGCCGACCAAGTTTGTCGATACCACGGGTGGCACCTACGCCTGGGTAAAGATGTACAATGCCATCCAATCATTGGAAAACCGCATCGCGCCGCCGAGCGGCTACCAACGGATGGCCTTCCCCAAGGGGAGCTTCGGCGAATGGCTCCGCGGCGTGCCGCTCAAACCCGGCAAACCAAAGGTGATGCTCTTCAACGGCGAACAAAAATACAATCAGGACGCGCAGGCCGCCGTCCTCGACATCGATGTCGGCAAGCGTGACTTGCAGCAATGCGCGGATGCCGTGATGCGTTTGCGTGCCGAATACCTCTTTTCCCTCGGCAAACACGATGCCATCCATTTCAACTTCACCAACGGTGACAATTGCCCGTGGACCAAGTGGCGCGACGGTTACCGACCAACCCTCACGACGGGCAAAACGGTCTGGAACAAGAAAATGGCGCCTTCGGAAACACATGAAAATTTCCGCGCTTACATGGATTTGGTGTTCACGTATGCAGGAACGGCCTCGCTGGAAAAGGAATTGAAGAAAATCGGCACCCTCAAGGACTTGCAAGTCGGCGATGTTTTGATCCAAGGCGGATTCCCCGGCCATGCCGTTCTGGTCATGGATGTTGCAGAAAATCCCGACAACGGCCACAAGATGTACTTGCTGTCGCAGAGCTACATGCCTGCGCAAGACATCCACATCCTGAACAATCCGATTGACCCCAAGCTCAGTCCTTGGTACGATGCGGAGGCCGTAGGCCCCGTTGAAACCCCGGAATGGACCTTTTTACAGCAAGATCTGCGGCGATTCGTGGATTAA
- a CDS encoding M23 family metallopeptidase, giving the protein MLTIGMASSCTSSTKPKGEPLLENAPSRNTPKSKGTDINPVDGFDFPVGPPDAKRYYNAQGFGENLHLGDDWNGIGGGDTDLGDPVFSIAGGKVKFAADNGAGWGNVLVIQHNIGTLTEPKFVESLYAHLDTMIATPGQTVQRGQQIGTIGDAHGAYAAHLHFEIREDTLLPIGGGYSEETEGYLNPTLFIKTHRKMRN; this is encoded by the coding sequence ATGCTGACGATCGGAATGGCATCCTCCTGCACCTCCTCTACGAAGCCAAAGGGCGAACCACTGCTCGAAAATGCCCCATCTAGGAATACGCCGAAGTCAAAAGGTACCGACATCAACCCGGTGGATGGATTTGACTTTCCCGTTGGCCCGCCCGATGCTAAAAGATACTACAACGCGCAGGGATTCGGTGAAAACCTCCACCTCGGTGATGATTGGAATGGCATTGGTGGCGGAGATACCGACTTAGGGGACCCTGTTTTCTCGATTGCAGGCGGCAAAGTGAAATTCGCAGCAGACAATGGCGCCGGATGGGGGAATGTGCTCGTAATCCAGCACAACATCGGCACCCTGACCGAACCAAAATTCGTGGAATCACTCTATGCCCACCTCGACACGATGATTGCCACTCCAGGGCAAACCGTCCAGCGCGGCCAACAAATCGGCACCATCGGGGACGCCCATGGCGCCTATGCTGCCCACCTCCACTTTGAAATCCGAGAAGACACCCTCCTCCCCATCGGAGGTGGATACAGCGAGGAAACGGAAGGCTACCTCAATCCGACACTGTTCATCAAAACGCACCGGAAAATGAGAAATTAG
- a CDS encoding M23 family metallopeptidase: MLQPTSSKGQRASNGFFCTLKGLGLGAVMLLLCVACGETAVENLTDYSVDSIPTAEIDLPSAKPILLGPEIDTALYANLNPCDGFDYPVAPPDAKRYFKARGFLPNGLEHLGEDWNGDGGGNSDFGDYVYATADGVVFFSKVYNNGWGHVIRLLHNYGTASEPKYIESLYAHVASSWVREGYLMKRGEVIGTIGNAKGKYHAHLHFEMRKEAGKDIRCGYDGDTLGFVDPTAFIEAHRPERSTPSK; encoded by the coding sequence ATGTTGCAACCTACATCATCAAAAGGGCAGCGAGCATCCAACGGCTTCTTCTGCACCCTCAAAGGCCTTGGCCTCGGTGCTGTAATGTTACTTCTATGTGTAGCATGCGGTGAAACGGCGGTCGAAAATCTCACTGACTACAGCGTTGACAGCATTCCTACCGCCGAAATAGACCTTCCTTCTGCGAAACCCATCCTTCTAGGACCTGAAATCGACACTGCATTGTATGCAAATCTGAATCCCTGTGACGGATTTGACTATCCGGTCGCGCCGCCCGATGCCAAACGGTACTTCAAGGCACGCGGCTTTTTGCCGAATGGTTTGGAGCATCTCGGAGAAGATTGGAACGGTGACGGAGGCGGTAACAGCGACTTTGGAGACTATGTCTATGCAACGGCCGACGGGGTTGTATTCTTCTCGAAGGTTTACAACAATGGATGGGGCCATGTCATTCGCTTGCTGCACAATTACGGAACCGCCTCTGAACCAAAGTATATCGAAAGTCTCTACGCCCACGTCGCAAGCTCCTGGGTGCGTGAGGGCTACCTCATGAAACGCGGCGAAGTGATCGGCACCATCGGCAATGCCAAGGGAAAATACCATGCCCATCTCCACTTCGAAATGCGCAAAGAAGCCGGAAAGGACATCCGTTGCGGGTATGATGGGGACACCTTGGGTTTTGTTGATCCGACGGCCTTCATCGAGGCACATCGGCCAGAACGTTCAACACCTTCCAAATGA